The genome window TCCCTTGTAAGCTCAATATCAATATATATTTCTTCTCCTGACAAATCTTGAGTTCGAGCTTCTGTCTCTGTAAGGGAGATTATTGACTCCTCTCTTGAAGATAGCTCGATTTTTGCTCTCTCTACTGCATGATTTGCCATACGGATAAGCGTTTTATAATTAGGGTTAGTAACGAAATCATCAGGTAATTCAAAATTCTCTCGCAACCAAGGTCGAACAATATTGTCTAAAATTTCTCTATCGAAATCTCTTCCTCCACACATCGCGATCCCACCATGAGATAAGAGATTAACTTTTCCTGCATGACTTTCCGCAATTGCGATATCTAGTGTACCGCCACCTAAGTCGTAGATAAGAAAAACACCATCGGATGCATTGTTTTTCATAACACTCATCACTGCGGCAACAGGTTCTTGCATTAATGCAACGTTATTAAAGCCTGCAAGGGAAGCAGCTTCCATCGTTGCATCTTTTTGCATCTGATTAAATGCGGCTGGAACAGTAATTACTACACCAGTATCTTTGTTTTCTCTGATTTCTTCAGTCAAATAACCGAATAGTGTTTTTAGTACTTCTGATGAGCACTCAACGGGAGTTTTTGACTCACCAACAGCTTTAAACTGGAGTGTACTACTAGTCCCCATTAGTCGCTTGAACAGCACGGCTGCGTTGTCTGGACTTCGAGCCGCCTGCTCATAAGCCGATTGTCCGACTAGTTTTCTACCTCGCCTATCAATATATATTGCCGAGGGTGTAACGTCTGTTTGAATTGGGCTTTTCCAGACTCTTGTATTTACTCCATCAAAAGAAGATATCGCGCTGTTTGTCGTTCCTAAATCAATTCCTATAAAATGTTTCACTTTATACTTTCCTCAAAACAACTGTGCCTGGTTTTACGATCCCTTGTTCATTCATAATCAAAGGCTCGATCATTTGCTCAACGATTAGTTCGTCTTCTTCATCAAAGTCCTCGATATTTATTGCAGTTACAGCCATGCCAATGTCATAGGCTTGCCCTTCAAGATTCACTAATCGCAAATCTGCTTGATTCAAACTCTCGTTGAGTTTCTTTTGAAACCACTTGTATTGGTTTGCATACCGACCTTGTTCGTGCGGCTCCACCTTTTCAAGCATACGCTCAAAGACCTTACTGAAGCGCCATGATTCTATGGCTATGGAAGTTAATGATTCTTTTAATTCTGACATTTATTTATCACCTGTAAGTGCTGTCTGACGTGATTTAAGTGTATAAATAGGGTTAAAGCTTACTAGTTAGCATCAAGGCAAACTGACGCTCGTTCTCATCCTCGCTGATATTGAAGAACTAAAGATCACTCAATAGACTTTAGTTATACACGTAAGGACAGGGTAGTTGATGACTCTATAGTCAGTCATTACTTTAACAAAAACCACACATTACGCATAGCCTAGTTAAGACAAATCAGATTGTCCCGATTGCTGACAGTGCAGTAAATACTACCGAAAAATCTTGTAAGTGACATTGATGGTATTCACACAGAACTGAATGAAAATTCACTGTAATTTAGGGTAGAAGCTCCTTAGCATCACAGCTCAAAGTCTCCGCAATCTCATACAACTTCTCAATCGTGATATTGACTTCACCGCGCTCAATGCGTCCCACATAACTTCTATCTATCTCTGCGAGCAACGCGAGCTTATCTTGAGTTAACCCTTTGGATTTCCTCATCTTTGCAATGCGTTTGCCCACAAGTGCTGCAAGCTTCTTGTTCATGTTTTTTATTTATGAAATTAATTTGTTGAACAATTGCACAGTTGCGGCATATAACTCCACGGATTATAATCCTCAAAATCATCAATAAAGGCCGTTATTGAACACATGAAGGTAAAGATCAGAAAAGAGTTATTTCTCGCCATTTATTACAATGAACATTTCTCTGCTAATGACTTAACGTCGTTTCCAATAGACTGTGATGAGAAAGAATACTTATCAGATGAATACGTCGAAAAAAAATTGAAGGAAATGTCGCTT of Vibrio zhugei contains these proteins:
- a CDS encoding helix-turn-helix domain-containing protein, with the protein product MNKKLAALVGKRIAKMRKSKGLTQDKLALLAEIDRSYVGRIERGEVNITIEKLYEIAETLSCDAKELLP